The following proteins come from a genomic window of Meleagris gallopavo isolate NT-WF06-2002-E0010 breed Aviagen turkey brand Nicholas breeding stock chromosome Z, Turkey_5.1, whole genome shotgun sequence:
- the EMB gene encoding embigin: MKILQVTWKRGNETIKHINKTENSWGIQLTISENRKLGSYTCTVTGEEEFSVAFHLQVPQIEGREKPVISYEGDSAILICKSHSYTPIAWTWYMTNGSEQIAINDSLMLDKYIIDRTDANVTHLKILKLTKEDDGAYWCEAAYELGKSKGKLKLKILSLMVPLKPFLAIVAEVVILVPLILLFEFYSKKKRAEDEKEFDQIEQLR, encoded by the exons ATGAAAATTCTTCAGGTGACTTGGAAGAGGGGAAATGAAACAATCAAACACatcaataaaactgaaaatagctGGGGCATCCA attGACTatctcagaaaacagaaaactgggAAGTTACACTTGTACGGTGACAGGTGAAGAAGAATTCAGTGTGGCGTTTCATTTACAAG TACCGCAGATTGAGGGAAGAGAAAAGCCTGTCATCAGTTATGAAGGTGACTCAGCTATACTGATTTGTAAAAGTCACAGTTATACTCCCATTGCTTGGACCTGGTATATGACCAATGGCAGTGAACAG attGCTATTAATGATTCCCTCATGTTGGATAAGTACATAATAGACAGAACAGATGCCAATGTAACCCATCTGAAAATACTGAAGCTCACCAAAGAAGATGATGGTGCATACTGGTGTGAAGCTGCTTATGAACTAGGAAAGAGTAAAGGAAAGCTGAAGCTTAAAATTCTGTCACTCATGGTGCCACTCAAGCCATTTCTAGCAATAGTGGCTGAAGTTGTTATTTTAGTAcctcttattttactttttgagTTTTATTCGAAAAAGAAACGTGCAG aagatgaaaaagaatttgATCAAATTGAGCAACT AAGATAA
- the LOC109363796 gene encoding E3 ubiquitin-protein ligase Topors-like has product MANSSHLQQEDPSEAREDYRCTICLDNISNMACVDPCFHRFCFGCIQRWATTRAVCPLCRQPIDRVLHTVRADDDYQEYVVSSSSRRQRGRARERSRSRSPLRHRQSRNNGFPARRSSMGSSQVSQGDAAPNAPAATTSGEQSPPSRAERIVSSGDGEYVRIGALQLPPLRIQVPNRRAQ; this is encoded by the coding sequence ATGGCCAATAGTAGCCATCTGCAGCAGGAAGACCCATCGGAGGCACGGGAAGACTATCGCTGCACCATCTGCCTGGACAACATCAGCAACATGGCGTGCGTGGACCCGTGCTTCCATCGCTTCTgttttggctgcatccagcgGTGGGCTACCACGAGAGCTGTGTGCCCACTCTGCAGGCAGCCTATTGACCGTGTCCTGCACACGGTGAGAGCAGATGACGACTACCAGGAGTACGTAGTCAGCTCATCCTCCCGTCGGCAGAGAGGAAGAGCCAGGGAGAGGTCCAGGAGCAGGTCCCCACTGAGGCACAGGCAGTCCAGGAACAATGGCTTCCCAGCGAGGAGGAGCTCCATGGGCAGCAGCCAAGTGTCACAGGGTGACGCAGCTCCAAATGCTCCTGCAGCAACAACTTCTGGGGAGCAAAGTccacccagcagagcagagcgCATCGTCAGCTCTGGTGACGGAGAGTACGTCCGCATTGGTGCGCTGCAGCTGCCACCTCTGCGCATCCAGGTCCCCAATCGGAGAGCTCAGTAA